In Blastopirellula sp. J2-11, a single genomic region encodes these proteins:
- a CDS encoding CerR family C-terminal domain-containing protein, translated as MGNDDPANKILAAALEEFSEKGFRAATIRDICAKAGVNLAAVNYYFGDKKKLYSAVFKQAHISAHDAYPMPKWEANESPESRLRDFIRVSLLRMRSKTDTSACHRLMMREFSQPTGVVEELVEEFFRPHHKQLVSILQEIVGPSVQEFRLHQLAFSLIGQCLFYRFNQPVLHMLVPQEMLDEHFGTEDLAEYIYRFVLAALQHGGWDSPLESQALALDSAVKSVKGNH; from the coding sequence GTGGGAAACGACGACCCAGCCAACAAGATCTTAGCCGCGGCGCTCGAAGAGTTCTCTGAAAAGGGATTTCGTGCGGCGACGATTCGCGATATTTGCGCGAAAGCCGGCGTGAACCTGGCGGCCGTGAATTACTACTTTGGTGACAAGAAGAAGCTTTATTCGGCAGTGTTCAAGCAAGCGCACATCAGCGCGCACGATGCGTACCCAATGCCGAAATGGGAAGCCAACGAGAGCCCCGAGTCACGCCTGCGCGACTTCATACGCGTTTCGTTATTGCGAATGCGATCGAAGACCGACACCAGCGCGTGTCATCGGCTGATGATGCGTGAGTTTTCTCAGCCAACTGGAGTAGTGGAGGAGCTTGTGGAAGAGTTTTTTCGACCCCATCACAAGCAGCTCGTTTCAATCCTGCAAGAGATCGTTGGTCCTAGCGTGCAGGAGTTTCGCCTGCATCAACTTGCGTTCAGCTTGATTGGCCAATGTTTGTTTTATCGGTTCAACCAACCAGTGCTGCACATGTTGGTGCCGCAGGAGATGCTGGATGAACATTTTGGCACGGAAGATTTGGCGGAATATATCTACCGATTTGTCCTCGCCGCGCTACAACATGGCGGATGGGACTCGCCGCTTGAAAGTCAGGCGTTAGCGCTTGATTCGGCGGTAAAAAGCGTAAAGGGAAACCACTGA
- a CDS encoding PQQ-binding-like beta-propeller repeat protein, whose protein sequence is MKYVHIIAFAAVAILGSSAIAAKPDDANWLQWRGPHREGKSTSTGLLKDWDAQPPKLLGMVEGLGGGYASVSIVDGMLYTTGNFDEGQGVVAVDLATNQVAWKTPVTEEIPKHGYGGSRSTPTIDGDDLYVVLSDGTVACLDRKSGKVVWKRSFEKEYGAKRPNWGFAESPLVDGNLLICTPGSEQALMLALNKKTGKEVWATKDAKLGDKGKGEAGYSSIVIGNGAGVKQYVQMTGKGLVAVRAKDGKFLYNYNLVANDVAVIPTPIVDGDYVFASSGYQTGAALVKLSKTRDGVDAEEVYFLEPKTFQNHHGGMVKLGDYIYAGTKHNEGFPICIEMKTGEVQWGGDKRGEGKGSAAVLYADGNFIFRYQSGELALVEASPKQYILKGKFMPEYQERESWAHPVVVDGKLYLREQDKLMIYDLTQK, encoded by the coding sequence ATGAAATACGTACACATAATTGCTTTCGCCGCAGTGGCGATCCTTGGTTCCTCTGCAATCGCGGCGAAACCGGATGACGCCAATTGGCTGCAGTGGCGCGGTCCTCATCGTGAAGGCAAATCGACTTCGACCGGCCTACTAAAGGACTGGGACGCACAACCGCCAAAATTGCTTGGTATGGTCGAAGGCCTCGGCGGGGGCTACGCCAGCGTTTCGATCGTGGATGGGATGCTGTACACCACCGGCAACTTTGACGAGGGGCAAGGAGTGGTCGCGGTGGATCTGGCGACCAATCAAGTAGCCTGGAAAACCCCGGTCACCGAAGAGATTCCAAAACATGGCTACGGCGGATCGCGCTCGACCCCGACGATTGACGGCGATGATTTGTACGTGGTTCTTTCGGATGGTACGGTCGCTTGCCTAGATCGCAAGAGCGGCAAGGTGGTCTGGAAGCGAAGCTTTGAGAAAGAATACGGGGCCAAGCGACCGAACTGGGGATTCGCCGAATCGCCGTTGGTTGACGGCAATTTGCTGATTTGCACGCCTGGTTCGGAACAAGCATTGATGCTCGCGCTCAACAAAAAGACGGGCAAAGAAGTCTGGGCGACCAAGGACGCCAAGCTCGGAGACAAAGGGAAAGGAGAAGCCGGCTACTCTTCGATCGTGATCGGCAACGGCGCCGGCGTAAAGCAGTATGTGCAGATGACCGGCAAAGGTTTGGTCGCCGTGCGAGCCAAAGATGGCAAGTTTTTGTACAACTACAATCTGGTCGCCAACGACGTGGCGGTCATCCCGACCCCGATCGTCGACGGCGACTATGTCTTTGCGTCGTCCGGTTATCAAACGGGCGCAGCCCTGGTGAAATTGTCGAAAACTCGTGACGGCGTCGATGCCGAGGAAGTCTACTTCCTGGAGCCGAAGACCTTCCAAAACCATCACGGCGGCATGGTCAAACTGGGCGATTACATCTACGCCGGCACCAAGCACAACGAAGGATTCCCGATCTGTATTGAGATGAAGACCGGCGAAGTGCAATGGGGCGGAGACAAGCGCGGCGAAGGAAAAGGCTCGGCGGCCGTTCTGTATGCCGATGGCAATTTCATCTTCCGTTATCAGTCGGGCGAGTTGGCCTTGGTTGAAGCGAGCCCGAAGCAGTACATCCTGAAAGGGAAGTTCATGCCGGAATACCAAGAACGGGAAAGCTGGGCCCACCCAGTCGTCGTGGATGGCAAGCTGTACTTGCGAGAACAAGACAAGTTGATGATCTACGATTTGACTCAAAAATGA
- a CDS encoding PVC-type heme-binding CxxCH protein: protein MPSSPLSSRSVVMLPHLRHLLLVILAALAPSILLADEPFIPRRQATIPGPALAPTDAAAKMTVPPGFTVEVVAAEPDLINPVAMAFDDQGRIWVTESLEYPRHEPGPGRDRIKVLEDTDHDGRVDKTTIFADGLNIPSGIAVGFGGVWVANAPDLLFFEDTDGDLKADKKHVVVTGFGRSDTHELPNSLTWGPDGALYGLNGVFNPSHITQHGKTFDFTCTMFRIDPRTEEFSLFCEGTSNPWGIAFDPEGSAFISACVIDHLWHLTETGYYHRQGGPYPPHTWKIGSIVQHKHQMAAYCGIEYFDSDAYPAEYRDRLYMGNIHGNCINVDEVTRDGSTYFGKPHPDFVTSNDVWHMPVDQKIGPDGCLYVLDWYDRFHCYQDAMAHPAKVDRLKGRLYRIRYEETPRAAPFNLGQETDAQLIERLHSGNRFYRDRAQRLLSERSEPATMAQLAKLVQNESAPRKTRLHAVWAIAGGQEPSEKFVTSLLADNDSTFRAWGVRIAGNRRKISPALAAKIVAMTADNSPDVLLQIAIAAGKIEQVPTVPTLAAVLASAGEDKLIPQIVWQNLHPRLETDSGQLFALLDDPKFANNPYVAALLPRIIDRILAAPKVDTDSIVKLVKLVAETPALRPALGNSLATLTARVQSGEISGDRLLKMRSLLEPVIQPILAAGEQNPSYFDAALLAVTWKNADAQAAVRSVYQDKAAPAAKRSAALAALVAFGDDQIVSAVRAVLVAPQQASRQLQADSIAALGRLDQPQVAAMLLSIYPQLASDLQPKALELLTQRVAWSEQLLNAVAAEKISKDALNINQVRKLQESPDSKVVATAIKLWGQVRTQRNPERELVIADMRHLVHGRDGDPHAGAVAFQKLCGQCHKIYGQGQEVGPDITTNGRGSFEQLLSSVFDPSLVIGPDYQGRMVLTADGRTLTGLLVEDNDQRVVLKLQGGKLETIPRDDVDAIRISKLSLMPEGVEKQLSEQELIDLFAYLSLTRPPGDPQAEYIPGAERIDVDRLHLPATLVNQLATADLSSNTTEIGKGARGAVTDLVYLPAKNGYLRDSQWHEVGVGGGADLGVVSEAEPIFYQAEWKSPIAINLITLSGVYPNQPQSQTAWKIEVRSGDQWRLLDRGVGDWYDNGRYVWGAPGSAETTIDGFRVSLYSPDEKTPIRSVHFRGEPGVSWFVGAAPADVLIVTAD from the coding sequence ATGCCAAGTTCCCCTCTCTCCTCCCGATCGGTCGTCATGCTCCCTCATTTACGACATCTGTTGCTAGTCATTCTAGCCGCTCTCGCCCCTTCGATTCTGTTGGCTGACGAACCGTTCATTCCTCGCCGGCAAGCGACGATACCCGGTCCGGCGCTTGCGCCGACGGATGCCGCCGCCAAGATGACGGTTCCTCCTGGTTTCACGGTCGAAGTTGTCGCCGCCGAGCCTGACCTGATCAATCCGGTCGCGATGGCGTTTGACGATCAGGGGCGGATTTGGGTCACCGAGTCGCTCGAATATCCGCGCCACGAGCCGGGTCCAGGTCGCGATCGCATCAAAGTGCTGGAAGATACCGACCACGATGGCCGCGTCGACAAAACGACGATCTTCGCCGACGGCTTGAATATCCCCTCGGGCATCGCAGTCGGCTTTGGAGGAGTCTGGGTCGCCAACGCGCCTGACCTGCTCTTCTTTGAAGATACCGATGGCGATTTGAAAGCCGACAAAAAGCATGTGGTCGTCACCGGCTTTGGACGATCCGACACGCATGAACTTCCCAATTCCCTGACTTGGGGCCCCGACGGCGCTCTCTACGGACTGAACGGCGTCTTCAATCCATCGCATATTACCCAGCATGGAAAAACGTTCGACTTCACCTGTACGATGTTTCGTATCGATCCCCGCACCGAAGAGTTTTCCCTCTTCTGCGAAGGGACCAGCAATCCCTGGGGAATTGCGTTCGATCCCGAGGGGAGCGCGTTCATTAGCGCCTGCGTGATCGATCATCTGTGGCATCTGACCGAAACCGGCTACTACCATCGCCAAGGCGGCCCTTACCCTCCACACACGTGGAAGATCGGATCAATCGTCCAGCACAAACATCAGATGGCCGCCTATTGCGGCATCGAATATTTTGACAGCGACGCCTATCCGGCCGAATACCGCGATCGCTTGTACATGGGGAATATCCACGGCAATTGCATCAACGTTGACGAAGTAACCCGCGACGGCTCGACCTATTTCGGCAAGCCTCATCCCGACTTTGTCACCTCCAACGACGTCTGGCACATGCCGGTCGATCAGAAGATCGGCCCCGACGGTTGTCTCTACGTTCTCGACTGGTACGACCGCTTCCACTGCTATCAAGACGCGATGGCTCACCCGGCTAAAGTCGATCGCTTGAAGGGGCGGCTCTATCGAATTCGGTACGAAGAAACTCCTCGCGCGGCGCCCTTTAATCTAGGGCAGGAAACCGACGCGCAACTGATCGAGCGACTCCATAGCGGCAATCGCTTCTATCGCGACCGAGCCCAGCGACTATTGAGCGAACGAAGTGAGCCTGCGACGATGGCGCAACTGGCCAAGCTGGTCCAAAACGAATCGGCGCCGCGCAAAACTCGCTTGCATGCTGTGTGGGCGATCGCCGGCGGCCAAGAGCCGTCGGAAAAATTCGTGACGTCGCTCCTTGCTGACAACGACTCCACTTTTCGCGCGTGGGGCGTGCGCATCGCCGGCAATCGGAGAAAAATTTCGCCTGCACTCGCCGCCAAGATAGTCGCCATGACGGCGGACAACAGTCCTGACGTTTTGCTGCAAATTGCGATCGCCGCCGGCAAGATCGAGCAAGTTCCGACCGTCCCCACACTTGCCGCAGTGCTGGCCAGCGCCGGCGAGGACAAACTGATCCCGCAGATCGTGTGGCAAAACCTGCACCCACGCCTTGAAACCGACAGCGGACAACTTTTCGCGCTTCTGGATGATCCCAAGTTCGCCAACAATCCGTACGTCGCCGCGCTGCTCCCGCGGATCATTGATCGCATTCTGGCCGCTCCCAAGGTCGATACCGACAGTATCGTCAAGCTGGTAAAATTGGTCGCAGAGACGCCGGCGTTGCGTCCGGCTCTCGGCAACTCGTTGGCGACGCTCACCGCGCGCGTTCAATCGGGCGAAATCTCTGGTGATCGCCTTCTCAAGATGCGCTCGCTGTTGGAGCCGGTCATCCAGCCGATCCTGGCCGCTGGCGAGCAGAATCCATCCTACTTTGACGCCGCATTGCTGGCGGTTACTTGGAAAAACGCCGACGCCCAAGCAGCGGTTCGCTCGGTCTATCAAGATAAAGCGGCGCCTGCCGCGAAGCGTTCGGCCGCTTTGGCGGCGCTGGTCGCCTTTGGTGACGATCAGATCGTTTCCGCCGTGCGCGCGGTGCTGGTCGCCCCACAACAGGCGTCTCGGCAACTGCAAGCCGATTCGATTGCCGCATTAGGGCGACTCGATCAGCCGCAGGTCGCCGCCATGTTGCTCTCAATCTATCCGCAACTAGCGTCGGATCTTCAACCCAAGGCGCTGGAACTGCTGACGCAGCGCGTCGCTTGGAGCGAACAACTGCTCAACGCCGTCGCCGCCGAAAAAATCTCGAAAGACGCGCTGAACATCAACCAAGTTCGCAAGTTGCAAGAGAGCCCTGACAGCAAGGTGGTCGCCACCGCAATCAAATTGTGGGGACAAGTCCGTACGCAGCGCAATCCTGAGCGGGAACTGGTCATCGCCGACATGCGCCATTTGGTCCACGGACGTGATGGCGATCCGCATGCTGGCGCCGTCGCGTTTCAAAAACTATGCGGTCAATGTCACAAGATCTATGGACAAGGGCAGGAAGTGGGGCCGGATATTACGACCAACGGTCGCGGTTCGTTCGAGCAACTCCTCTCCAGCGTTTTCGATCCCAGCCTGGTGATCGGTCCTGACTATCAAGGCCGCATGGTGCTCACGGCTGACGGCCGCACGCTGACCGGATTGCTGGTCGAAGACAACGACCAGCGCGTCGTTCTCAAGCTACAGGGAGGAAAACTCGAAACGATTCCGCGGGATGACGTCGACGCAATTCGCATTAGCAAGTTGTCGCTAATGCCGGAGGGAGTCGAGAAGCAACTGAGCGAACAAGAGCTGATCGATCTGTTCGCCTATCTTTCGCTGACCCGACCTCCCGGCGATCCGCAGGCCGAATATATCCCCGGCGCCGAGCGAATCGATGTCGACCGCTTGCACCTGCCTGCGACATTGGTGAACCAATTGGCGACCGCCGATCTATCGAGCAATACGACCGAGATCGGCAAAGGAGCCCGCGGCGCCGTGACCGATCTGGTCTATCTGCCGGCGAAAAACGGCTACCTACGCGACTCGCAGTGGCACGAAGTCGGCGTCGGCGGCGGCGCCGATCTGGGCGTCGTGTCTGAAGCGGAACCGATCTTCTATCAGGCCGAGTGGAAGTCGCCGATCGCGATCAATCTGATCACGCTCTCCGGCGTCTATCCAAATCAGCCGCAATCGCAAACCGCATGGAAAATCGAAGTCCGCAGCGGCGACCAGTGGCGTTTGCTCGATCGCGGAGTCGGCGATTGGTACGACAACGGACGCTACGTCTGGGGAGCTCCCGGATCGGCCGAAACGACGATCGACGGGTTTCGCGTCAGCTTGTACAGTCCGGACGAAAAAACGCCGATTCGCAGCGTCCATTTCCGTGGCGAACCCGGCGTTTCCTGGTTCGTCGGCGCGGCTCCGGCTGATGTACTGATCGTGACCGCAGACTAA
- a CDS encoding transglutaminase-like domain-containing protein, with translation MLIQVGYEIAFESPQPAPMLTMLYLHPSREMTTKQPDRLVVTPRVPIFEYYDLFGNRCGRLVAPAGRIVFRNQALVEDCGLPDLQAPQAMQAQVQDLPSDVLLYLLASRYCEVDSELKDLAWSLFGATPPGWSRVQAICDFVHNHIRFDYSQARANRTALEAYRERVGVCRDYMHLAVTFCRNCNIPARYCTGYLGDIGVPPNAAPMDFSAWFEVYLGGQWYAFDARNNIPRIGRVLMARGRDAADVALTTTFGTNELKSFRVWADDVTGT, from the coding sequence ATGCTGATCCAAGTTGGCTACGAGATCGCTTTTGAATCGCCGCAACCTGCGCCGATGTTGACGATGCTCTATCTGCATCCGTCGCGCGAGATGACGACGAAGCAGCCGGATCGTCTGGTCGTGACTCCTCGCGTACCGATCTTCGAATATTACGATCTCTTCGGCAATCGTTGCGGTCGTCTGGTTGCGCCGGCAGGTCGGATCGTGTTTCGCAATCAAGCGTTAGTCGAAGATTGCGGCTTGCCCGATCTGCAAGCTCCTCAGGCGATGCAAGCGCAAGTCCAAGACTTACCGTCCGACGTGCTGCTGTATCTGCTGGCCAGTCGCTACTGCGAAGTCGATAGTGAGTTGAAAGATCTCGCCTGGTCGCTATTTGGCGCGACGCCGCCCGGATGGTCGCGCGTGCAGGCGATTTGCGATTTTGTGCATAACCACATTCGTTTCGACTATTCGCAGGCGCGGGCAAATCGCACCGCCTTAGAAGCGTATCGCGAGCGAGTCGGCGTTTGCCGCGACTATATGCATCTGGCCGTCACTTTTTGCCGCAACTGCAACATTCCAGCTCGCTACTGCACCGGTTATCTCGGCGATATCGGCGTCCCTCCCAACGCAGCGCCGATGGACTTTAGCGCCTGGTTCGAGGTCTATCTCGGCGGTCAGTGGTACGCGTTCGATGCGCGAAACAATATTCCACGCATTGGTCGCGTCCTGATGGCCCGCGGTCGAGATGCGGCCGATGTCGCGTTGACCACGACTTTCGGTACGAATGAACTGAAATCGTTTCGCGTTTGGGCGGACGACGTCACTGGAACCTGA
- a CDS encoding alpha/beta hydrolase, protein MNRRIIAAIGATVLGVSALTTLTLDSSKQRSDEAPMAQAPEESASMPAPNQAAPPVIEPAEVELPREMMVAPAEAPAEVRTAPMMMRSTAETAPRARMMVAPEDLAARPPEMTTPNEAIAPQSMMAAPMMIPESLPDATPGYEVVEVLYGTDRDLLGSSGILGHFYPAIGVALGGLVLFGVMWKYQMARMGGVLAIVGVCLGLFLARDAGLDYQKELRALASGSEMFSGGRGELQFGACHISIPEVHEVGQLEGPSLLRLELTERPEKHVVLLDVLSKEEEAFFADLREKVAQSPRHEVLIFVHGFNVSFEDAARRTAQMAYDLKFTGVPMFYSWPSQADLFGYTTDRDNSLWTVSHLKEFLLKVAQQSNAESINLIAHSMGNRAMGTALEEIAAEMKDETKLFNQVVLAAPDVDATVFRDEIAPQIVRASKQVTLYASSNDLALLASKNVNGYPRAGDVRPEIVIVQGVDTIDVSAIDTSLIGHAYYGDNDSIICDIFTLLHQPTPASQRQWLQSASGPGGMYWVFNPANRGVANAGGTVPR, encoded by the coding sequence ATGAATCGACGGATTATTGCGGCAATCGGTGCAACCGTTCTCGGCGTGTCGGCGCTGACGACATTGACTCTCGACTCGTCGAAACAGCGTTCCGATGAAGCTCCAATGGCGCAGGCGCCGGAAGAGTCGGCGTCTATGCCGGCCCCCAATCAGGCGGCGCCTCCGGTGATCGAACCGGCCGAGGTGGAACTGCCGCGCGAGATGATGGTCGCGCCTGCCGAAGCGCCCGCCGAAGTGCGCACAGCCCCCATGATGATGCGATCCACAGCCGAGACGGCTCCGCGGGCAAGAATGATGGTTGCGCCGGAGGATCTAGCGGCTCGTCCGCCTGAGATGACGACGCCCAACGAAGCGATCGCGCCGCAGTCGATGATGGCGGCCCCCATGATGATCCCCGAGAGTCTGCCGGACGCGACGCCGGGCTATGAAGTGGTCGAAGTGCTTTACGGCACCGATCGTGATCTATTAGGCTCCAGCGGTATTCTGGGACACTTTTATCCGGCGATTGGTGTTGCGCTGGGTGGCCTGGTGCTCTTTGGCGTGATGTGGAAATACCAAATGGCGCGCATGGGCGGAGTGCTAGCGATTGTCGGCGTTTGCCTAGGGCTGTTTCTCGCTCGCGACGCCGGTCTCGATTATCAAAAAGAACTACGGGCGCTGGCCAGCGGCAGTGAAATGTTTAGCGGAGGCCGCGGCGAGTTACAGTTTGGCGCTTGTCATATCAGCATTCCGGAGGTGCACGAGGTCGGCCAGTTAGAAGGTCCGTCGTTGTTGCGGTTGGAATTGACCGAGCGCCCCGAGAAGCATGTGGTGCTGCTGGATGTCCTCTCGAAGGAAGAAGAAGCGTTCTTCGCGGATCTTCGCGAGAAAGTCGCCCAGTCGCCGCGTCATGAAGTCTTGATCTTCGTGCATGGATTCAATGTCTCGTTTGAAGATGCCGCCCGACGGACCGCCCAGATGGCGTACGACCTGAAATTTACCGGCGTTCCGATGTTCTACAGTTGGCCTTCGCAGGCCGATTTGTTTGGTTACACGACCGATCGCGATAACTCGCTCTGGACGGTCTCGCACCTGAAAGAGTTCCTGTTGAAGGTCGCCCAGCAAAGCAACGCCGAATCGATCAATCTGATCGCCCACAGCATGGGAAATCGCGCGATGGGGACGGCGCTGGAAGAGATCGCCGCGGAAATGAAAGACGAAACGAAGCTCTTCAATCAAGTGGTGCTAGCGGCGCCCGATGTGGATGCGACTGTCTTTCGCGATGAGATCGCGCCGCAGATTGTGCGGGCCTCGAAGCAAGTTACGCTTTACGCTTCGTCCAACGACTTGGCGCTGTTAGCGTCGAAAAATGTAAACGGCTATCCGCGCGCCGGCGATGTCCGCCCCGAGATCGTGATCGTACAGGGAGTCGATACGATCGACGTTTCGGCGATCGACACCAGCTTGATCGGGCACGCCTATTACGGCGACAATGACTCGATCATCTGCGATATCTTTACGCTATTGCATCAACCGACGCCGGCCTCGCAACGGCAATGGCTGCAATCGGCCTCGGGGCCCGGCGGCATGTACTGGGTATTCAATCCAGCAAATCGGGGAGTCGCGAATGCTGGCGGAACCGTTCCGCGGTAG